Genomic segment of Candidatus Aenigmatarchaeota archaeon:
AACTAAAATTCCTGGTATTACAAGTCGTAGCCTCTAAGTGTTTTCCTGCCGTTTGCCTTTGCCCTGTTGCCTGCTTCCTTGATCATTCCCTCAACTTTCTTTGAAAGCACTT
This window contains:
- a CDS encoding DUF1931 domain-containing protein → MVEILVVQSKIKDIARKMDVNMSGDFAEVLSKKVEGMIKEAGNRAKANGRKTLRGYDL